The Acidobacteriota bacterium region ATTCGGATGCATATGTGAAGCAGGCTGATAGGCCCTTGAGAATTGGGATCTCATGGAATTGCAATTCCAAAATTCCGAGGGTTATCATCTGACTTGAGCAAGTCGGCCATACAAACGGGGGTGGCGAGGACAAGGTTCACTGCGGCTCGACGAAACGCAGTTTGTGCTCGCCGTTTTGTTGAATGATCTCCACAAACGCGCTGAAACCCTTCAAAAGTTAGAAGGAGTACATCGTGCTCGGCTCAATCGTATTCGCAGGAATAGCGCCGCATCCGCCACTTCTCGTGCCCGAAGTCGGCGGCAGGCGAATCGAGCAGGTGGCCGAGTCACAACGCGCCCTGCGGGAGTTCTCCCGCCGACTCATACAAGCCCGGCCTGAGACCGTCGTCGTTATCTCTCCACATTCGCCGCTCGACGCTCGCGCGTTTACTGCGCGTTCTACTGCGGCCCTCATTGGTGACTTCCGTGAGTTTTCTGCGCCCGCGGTCAAGCTGACCTTTCCAAATGACCTCGAGATGCTTGGCGCAATTAAACACGCGGCGTCGGTCGAAGGCGTCGAGTTGCGCGAGCTTGTTGGAGACTATCCGCTCGATCACGGAGCGCTTGTGCCTTTGTATTATCTCCACGAAGCAGGTTGGCGCGGGCGAACAGTCGTCATCGGCTTCACGCTTCAATCGAACGACGAGCATCTGGCATTCGGGCGCGCGATCGCCGGGGCCGCCGGCGCGATCAATCGACGCGTAGCTCTGGTCGCAAGCGGAGACCTTAGCCATCGTTTGGTTGTAGACGGGCCATACGAGTACGAGCCGACTGCACACTTGTTTGATGAGCAGATCGTCAGCGCAATCGCGCGTGGCGATGCCAATGGTGTAATCGACGTCGATCCCGATCTGAGGAACCGAGCCGGCGAATGTGGATACAGGTCTATCGTGATCGCACTCGGGACCGTAGGTCAGCACCTGCGCGATCATGAAGTTCTGAGCTACGAGGGCCCATTCGGCGTCGGCTACATGGTCGCAGTGCTCGCCGACGCGAACCGAACCGATGAGTGATCCGTGATCGCGAAACGTGATTCGTAGTGCGTGATTCGTGACCCCGTTTCATTTCGTCGCCCTGACACATCAGGGGTGCTATGAGCAAAAAGACAATGAACCGCCCGCCCAATGACATATTACCGCAAGAACTCGCAAGGATGGCGATCGAGACATTCGTAAGTTATGGAACCGTCATCGAGCCGCCCGTTGACCCTTGCGGCGTGCTTGCGACGCGAGCTGGCGCGTTCGTTACGCTGAGGTCCTCAGAAGGTCAACTGCGAGGGTGCATCGGAACCATCGAACCCGCGCACTCGAACGTCGCCGAAGAGATAGTTCATAACGCAATCAGCGCGGCGACGCGCGATCCTCGGTTTCCCCCGATATCAACAACTGAACTGTCTCACTTGAGATATGGCGTGGACGTACTCTCGACGCCCGAACCAGCGCGCGGACCGGATGACCTTGATCATTTAGTCTATGGGGTCATCATAGAGACTTTGGACGGATTGCGCCGCGGCCTCTTGCTCCCTCGAATTCACGGCATAGATTCGGTAGAAGAGCAGTGGCTTGCTGTGCATTCTAAAGCCGGAATCAGACCGGGCACTCCGGTTCGCACCGAGCGATTCTCCATCACGCGCTTCGGAGGAGAAGACTGACCGCCCGCCAGGTGAGTCCCTGAATCGTCGGTCAGACTATTGAATTGACACCGCAACGGTTTAACGAGTATTTTATTGCCCGGAATACGATAGCCCTTCGTCAGCAGGCTCAGGAAGAGCAAAGCCCCTGATTTCGATGCGGCACCCGAAGTACCGATTTGGTATTGACCTACTTCGATAATCCGCAAGGTCACATTCAGACGCGGCTCCCACTCGTCAGTGACTCTTAAGCGATGCCCCCCTTTTAACGGAGGCTGCATGTCGACATACATGAAAGCCGGCACGAGGTTGCTGGCGCTCTACCTGGTGTTCTTCTGCGCCGCTAGCGCTCAAGCGTCCACTTTTACTATCCCCACCGATGACGATCTGATAATCGGGGCGCGGGCAATTGTACGGGGAAAGGTCCTCTCCGTAAGCTGTCAAGCTGACGATCAAACGGGTCGCATCTTCACCTACGTGCGGCTGCGCGTCCGGGAGGTGCTCAAAGGACAAGTGTCCGAGCGCGAGATCGTACTGAAGGAAAACGGCGGGCAAGCAGGCAATCGGGGGAGCATCGTTTTCGGCACGCCCGGGTTCGAGAAGGGCGAGAACGTCCTGCTTTACCTCGATACATGGCGCGACGGGAGTCTGCGGGTCTACCAGATGTTTCTGGGCAAGTTCTCCATCATCGACGACGCCGCAACCGGCAAACAAATCGTTGTTCGCGCCTCTCCCGACAAAAACACATCGGTACTACAAAGCGGATCTCATACGGCTGGCGGCGTAGCCACGAGCCGGATGGAATTGTCAGCTTATCGCGAGATGGTGAAGAGGCGGCTAAAGGCGAATCGAGAACGATCTGAGAATTTTGACGGGACTCATTACAGAAACACTCCAATGCTCGCCGCGCCCTCCGAGTATAACCACGGCAGTGCCGGCGAGCTCGAGCCGCAGTTCACTTTCATAACGTCACCGCCGCCGCGATGGTTTGAGCCCGATCTCGGCCAGCCCGTTGTTTTTATGGTTAACCCCGATGGAGCGCCAAGTCCGCTGATAATGGATGACATTTCCGCTGCGATGGAAGCCTGGTCGACGGTACCCGCCTGCTCTCTGAGGGTCGTAAACGGCGGCCCGGACGGCGGCTGCTATCCGCGCGACGTGAACACCATAGTGTTTAACAATTGTGACGGACAGTTTCCGCCCAGTCCCAATTGTGCGAGTGTTCTCGCGATCGGAGGCGTGAGCTGGGACTCCAGTCAAACCAAGGTAATTAACGGAACAACTTTTGTCAGGGCCGCCACCGGCCACATATCGTTCAACCCTTACGCAAGCTGCGATTTTGGCGAGCATTGTATTGTTCGCGAGATAGCCACACACGAACTGGGTCACGCGCTCGGTTTAGGGCACTCACAGTTTTCCGACGCCACAATGGCTGGCCGTGCTCACTTCGATGGCCGTTGCGCGTCAATTCGTCAAGACGACATAAACGCAATCACCTTCGTTTACCCGGCCACTGGCGATGGCGCCGGGCCTTTGACAATTCTTAGTACCTCGCCACTGGGAATCGCCACGGTTGGAAGCACTTTCTCGAGACAGCTTCTTGCTTCCGGAGGCGCGACTCCCTATAGCTGGAGCTTGATTTCAGGCTCGCTGCCCGACGGTCTCAACCTGTTCCCAAACGGCGTCATCAGCGGCACACCGACTGCAATCGGAACTTCCGACTTCACCGTCAAGGTGACGGACCCTCAAAATGTGTCCGCTCAGAAGCCCCTTTCCATTACGGTGATCGCACCTTCGTCAGGAGTAGATTCGCAGTTTGTTTCGCAGAACGTACCGGCAAAGCTGAATCCAGACCAGGCATTTTTCGCTACCATCAGATGGATCAATACCGGCTCGAAAACGTGGGACGGAGCGGCCGGGTTCGGAGTGTTCTCACAGAATCCTGCTAACAACGTGACTTGGGGAGGCAACGCCGTGCCCTGGTTTGGTTCGCCTGTCGCTCCAGGCGAGCAGATGGAGTTGTTGTTTCAAGCGTTCGCGCCCAGTCGAGCAGGTATTTACGATTTTCAGTGGCAGTTATATCAGCAAGGCCCCGGCTTGTTTGGCCAGATGTCGGCGAACGTTACCATCACAGTAGGCGACCCGGGCCCGCCGTCACCCCCGCCATCAATAGACGGCCCTTCATCTCTTGCACCGGTGATGGGAACATTCTTCACGCATGTCTTTACGGCAACCGGAGGCACGCCGTCCTACAATTGGCAAGTAGCATCGGGCACGCTTGCGCCGGGGCTCAGCTTGAATCCCAACACGGGGGCTCTCACTGGCACGCCTACTGCGACCGGCAATTCTGCTGTCACCTTGCAGGTGACCGATTCAAAATCTCAAACGGCACAGAAGGCTTTGACGATCTCGGTGACCGCTCCGGTTGTTCCGCCAGTCGAGATAACAACATCTTCGCTTCCCTCGGCCATTAAGGGAGTAGCTTTCAGTCAGCAA contains the following coding sequences:
- the amrB gene encoding AmmeMemoRadiSam system protein B, yielding MLGSIVFAGIAPHPPLLVPEVGGRRIEQVAESQRALREFSRRLIQARPETVVVISPHSPLDARAFTARSTAALIGDFREFSAPAVKLTFPNDLEMLGAIKHAASVEGVELRELVGDYPLDHGALVPLYYLHEAGWRGRTVVIGFTLQSNDEHLAFGRAIAGAAGAINRRVALVASGDLSHRLVVDGPYEYEPTAHLFDEQIVSAIARGDANGVIDVDPDLRNRAGECGYRSIVIALGTVGQHLRDHEVLSYEGPFGVGYMVAVLADANRTDE
- the amrA gene encoding AmmeMemoRadiSam system protein A, with the protein product MSKKTMNRPPNDILPQELARMAIETFVSYGTVIEPPVDPCGVLATRAGAFVTLRSSEGQLRGCIGTIEPAHSNVAEEIVHNAISAATRDPRFPPISTTELSHLRYGVDVLSTPEPARGPDDLDHLVYGVIIETLDGLRRGLLLPRIHGIDSVEEQWLAVHSKAGIRPGTPVRTERFSITRFGGED
- a CDS encoding putative Ig domain-containing protein, with product MSTYMKAGTRLLALYLVFFCAASAQASTFTIPTDDDLIIGARAIVRGKVLSVSCQADDQTGRIFTYVRLRVREVLKGQVSEREIVLKENGGQAGNRGSIVFGTPGFEKGENVLLYLDTWRDGSLRVYQMFLGKFSIIDDAATGKQIVVRASPDKNTSVLQSGSHTAGGVATSRMELSAYREMVKRRLKANRERSENFDGTHYRNTPMLAAPSEYNHGSAGELEPQFTFITSPPPRWFEPDLGQPVVFMVNPDGAPSPLIMDDISAAMEAWSTVPACSLRVVNGGPDGGCYPRDVNTIVFNNCDGQFPPSPNCASVLAIGGVSWDSSQTKVINGTTFVRAATGHISFNPYASCDFGEHCIVREIATHELGHALGLGHSQFSDATMAGRAHFDGRCASIRQDDINAITFVYPATGDGAGPLTILSTSPLGIATVGSTFSRQLLASGGATPYSWSLISGSLPDGLNLFPNGVISGTPTAIGTSDFTVKVTDPQNVSAQKPLSITVIAPSSGVDSQFVSQNVPAKLNPDQAFFATIRWINTGSKTWDGAAGFGVFSQNPANNVTWGGNAVPWFGSPVAPGEQMELLFQAFAPSRAGIYDFQWQLYQQGPGLFGQMSANVTITVGDPGPPSPPPSIDGPSSLAPVMGTFFTHVFTATGGTPSYNWQVASGTLAPGLSLNPNTGALTGTPTATGNSAVTLQVTDSKSQTAQKALTISVTAPVVPPVEITTSSLPSAIKGVAFSQQLNATGGKPPYSWAVTAGALPAGLSLATATGMISGTPVATGGFGFSAMAADAESRTGSKALSITVVAPPLLASTVPPLEGLKGSSFSYQLKATGGTPSYTWSVTSGALPSGLNLNSTGGLISGVPTVAGVFTLIVTVRDQASVSATANIQIALIDPETIPAIRKVKYKGGRKLIVLGDRINPAAVLLVDGNQTSATVSDGSFVLKPIALAQGSHQIRIVNPGGVFSAPFSFTVE